From the Thermovirga lienii DSM 17291 genome, one window contains:
- a CDS encoding Sua5/YciO/YrdC/YwlC family protein (PFAM: yrdC domain; SUA5 domain~TIGRFAM: Sua5/YciO/YrdC/YwlC family protein~COGs: COG0009 Putative translation factor (SUA5)~InterPro IPR010923: IPR006070: IPR005145: IPR004388~KEGG: aco:Amico_0618 SUA5/YciO/YrdC/YwlC family protein~PFAM: SUA5/yciO/yrdC domain; SUA5 domain-containing protein~SPTR: Sua5/YciO/YrdC/YwlC family protein;~TIGRFAM: Sua5/YciO/YrdC/YwlC family protein): protein MKTRLLKVDKWNPQESLLEEAAEVIRKGGLVAFPTETVYGLGANALDEKAVLSIFRAKNRPADNPLIVHVSRTEDVDQLAHLNHIALRLMERFWPGPLTLVLPAKGRVPKVTTGGLDTVAVRMPDHPVALGLIEKSQVPIAAPSANLSGRPSPTDAESVMEDMEGRVEVVLDSGPTEVGVESTVLYVKDKETVLLRPGGCPLEALEEIVPVLVPSEKDFSTKHSPGTRYRHYAPSVPVVIMDELGTWREHPAYLGSCSNVGFVGLHNPPFNVEREIIFDSVLHYGRGLFAALRAMERWKVGVILVELPPEEGIGKAVRDRLIRAASG from the coding sequence ATGAAAACAAGGCTTTTGAAGGTGGATAAGTGGAATCCCCAAGAGAGCTTATTGGAAGAAGCTGCAGAAGTGATAAGAAAGGGAGGGTTGGTGGCCTTTCCCACGGAGACCGTTTACGGGCTAGGTGCCAACGCTCTGGATGAAAAGGCCGTTTTGTCCATCTTCAGGGCCAAGAACCGACCGGCTGATAACCCTCTAATAGTGCATGTTTCGCGGACAGAAGACGTCGATCAGCTTGCCCATTTAAACCATATAGCCTTGCGGCTCATGGAAAGGTTTTGGCCGGGCCCTTTAACCTTGGTGTTGCCTGCCAAGGGAAGGGTCCCCAAGGTTACAACGGGTGGGTTGGATACTGTAGCGGTCAGAATGCCGGACCATCCGGTTGCTTTGGGGCTGATAGAGAAGTCTCAAGTTCCCATAGCAGCTCCGAGCGCAAATTTAAGCGGGAGGCCCAGTCCTACTGACGCCGAATCGGTCATGGAGGATATGGAAGGGCGTGTTGAGGTCGTCTTAGATTCAGGTCCTACCGAGGTCGGTGTCGAATCTACTGTCCTGTACGTGAAAGACAAGGAAACGGTGTTGCTTCGTCCTGGAGGCTGTCCGCTGGAGGCCTTGGAGGAGATTGTTCCAGTTTTGGTCCCTTCTGAAAAAGATTTCTCCACAAAGCATTCTCCCGGAACGAGATACAGGCACTATGCGCCCTCCGTGCCTGTAGTGATAATGGACGAATTGGGCACATGGAGAGAACACCCGGCATATTTGGGAAGTTGCTCAAATGTGGGGTTCGTAGGCTTACATAATCCCCCTTTCAACGTTGAAAGAGAAATAATATTTGATTCAGTGCTCCACTATGGAAGGGGCCTTTTCGCTGCCCTCAGGGCCATGGAGAGGTGGAAAGTAGGTGTGATTCTGGTAGAACTGCCTCCGGAAGAGGGAATAGGGAAAGCTGTAAGAGATCGACTTATCAGGGCGGCTTCGGGATAA
- a CDS encoding tRNA-guanine transglycosylase (PFAM: Queuine tRNA-ribosyltransferase~TIGRFAM: tRNA-guanine transglycosylases, various specificities; tRNA-guanine transglycosylase, queuosine-34-forming~COGs: COG0343 Queuine/archaeosine tRNA-ribosyltransferase~InterPro IPR004803: IPR002616~KEGG: tai:Taci_1194 queuine tRNA-ribosyltransferase~PFAM: Queuine/other tRNA-ribosyltransferase~PRIAM: tRNA-guanine transglycosylase~SPTR: Queuine tRNA-ribosyltransferase;~TIGRFAM: queuine tRNA-ribosyltransferase; tRNA-guanine transglycosylase, various specificities): MLKFKLEATCNKTKARAGVIETPHGKIETPVFMPVGTRATVKAMAPFELKAIGAQIILSNTYHLYLRPGADVVAEAGGLHNFMGWDRPILTDSGGFQVFSLSTLREITDDGVLFQSHLDGTRHFMTPEKATLVQEQLGSDIAMCFDECVPYPCSPENSYKAVERTIAWAERCKKAHKRSDQSLFGIVQGSVYPEQRIYCASELKKMDFPGYAIGGLSVGEPHEKMYQMLDVLSEELPHEKPRYLMGVGYPLNLLEGVARGVDMFDCVLPTRNGRNGTVFTYSGRINLKNKAYERDFSPIDPNCNCYACRNFSKAYIRHLYRSGEILASRLCTWHNLHFLVDLMSKARIAILEGSFEDFKRRFEDNFNDEGGRR, translated from the coding sequence ATGTTGAAATTCAAACTAGAAGCCACATGTAATAAGACCAAAGCACGGGCGGGAGTCATAGAGACCCCTCATGGCAAGATTGAAACCCCGGTTTTTATGCCAGTTGGCACTAGGGCTACAGTTAAGGCAATGGCGCCTTTTGAGCTCAAGGCCATTGGTGCCCAGATAATACTAAGCAATACTTACCATCTTTATTTGAGGCCTGGAGCGGATGTGGTGGCAGAAGCAGGGGGGCTGCACAACTTTATGGGATGGGACAGACCCATTCTCACAGACAGCGGAGGCTTCCAGGTTTTTTCCCTGTCCACTCTGAGAGAGATAACCGACGATGGGGTTTTGTTTCAGTCCCACTTGGATGGCACTCGTCATTTCATGACGCCGGAGAAGGCCACGTTGGTTCAAGAGCAGCTCGGAAGCGATATAGCCATGTGTTTTGACGAGTGCGTGCCCTATCCTTGCAGCCCTGAGAATTCCTATAAGGCCGTTGAGCGGACCATAGCTTGGGCAGAGCGATGCAAAAAGGCTCACAAAAGGTCAGATCAATCCTTGTTCGGTATTGTACAAGGTTCGGTGTATCCGGAGCAGAGGATCTACTGCGCCTCCGAGCTTAAAAAGATGGATTTTCCGGGGTATGCAATCGGAGGATTGTCCGTGGGTGAACCTCATGAAAAGATGTATCAAATGTTGGATGTGCTTTCTGAAGAACTTCCTCACGAAAAGCCCAGATACTTGATGGGAGTAGGTTATCCCCTTAACCTGCTAGAGGGAGTAGCAAGAGGAGTGGATATGTTCGATTGCGTTTTACCTACGAGGAACGGACGAAATGGAACGGTATTTACTTACAGCGGCAGGATCAACCTCAAGAATAAAGCTTACGAGAGGGACTTTTCGCCTATAGATCCCAATTGCAACTGTTATGCCTGCAGAAACTTTTCTAAAGCCTATATAAGGCACCTGTACAGAAGCGGCGAGATATTGGCTTCCAGGCTGTGTACTTGGCACAACCTCCATTTTCTTGTCGATTTGATGTCCAAGGCTAGGATCGCCATATTGGAGGGCTCCTTCGAGGACTTCAAGAGACGTTTTGAGGATAACTTTAACGACGAAGGCGGAAGGCGATGA
- a CDS encoding DNA-directed RNA polymerase, beta subunit (PFAM: RNA polymerase Rpb2, domain 3; RNA polymerase Rpb2, domain 6; RNA polymerase beta subunit external 1 domain; RNA polymerase Rpb2, domain 2; RNA polymerase beta subunit; RNA polymerase Rpb2, domain 7~TIGRFAM: DNA-directed RNA polymerase, beta subunit~COGs: COG0085 DNA-directed RNA polymerase beta subunit/140 kD subunit~InterProIPR010243: IPR007121: IPR007644: IPR007642: IPR 007645: IPR019462: IPR007120: IPR007641~KEGG: aco:Amico_0619 DNA-directed RNA polymerase, beta subunit~PFAM: RNA polymerase Rpb2 domain 6; RNA polymerase beta subunit; RNA polymerase Rpb2 domain 2; RNA polymerase Rpb2 domain 3; DNA-directed RNA polymerase, beta subunit, external 1 domain; RNA polymerase Rpb2 domain 7~SPTR: DNA-directed RNA polymerase subunit beta;~TIGRFAM: DNA-directed RNA polymerase, beta subunit) yields MAEFVSVGRNRKRLTFGRVRDLVELPDLVSIQRDSYRWFFQFDENGKLVEPENRVSQGLQELFDEIFPIESYDGSFSLEFDSYTVEPPTITEEEARQRDLTWACPVKATIRLVNRKTMEIKEEEIYLGDFPAMTERGTFIINGTERVVVNQLARSAGVYFSAEESVPGQERYAAKVIPDRGVWLEFDLTPGEVLSVNVDNKKKLPLTMLLKAYGVRNNDEVIKLFGGREKQADMVEEEIRGCLLAESIMDESGNVVIPRNKRITKEDLEILWDMARTKVWIWDVDPSLAATLERDPTSNSDEATLEIFRRLRPNEPARMENAREYVNGLFFDSRRYNLGRVGRYKLNRRLGIDIPESNRLLTVEDIVLIVKGLWDLRDGNGKVDDIDHLGNRRVRAVGELLQNQVRIGLLRMERIAKERMTTIPDLSSATAKDLINVRPISASLREFFGSGQLSQFMDQTNPLAELTHRRRLSALGPGGLSRERAGFEARDVHYTHYGRVCPIETPEGPNIGLVTSLATYSKINEYGFLQTPKRRVVNGKVTDEVVYLSADEEDEFYVGRANTPLKEDGVTLAEDMVHVRHKGEILEVPPEKVDFLDISPKQIVSASTALIPFLEHDDANRALMGSNMQRQAVPLIKAEAPVIGTGIEGKIASDSGSCVKAKRSGEVIYVDADKIIIQPAEGNGPDVYRMIKFRRSNQGTVIHQKPIVQVGDQVRKGEIIADGQSIDNGELALGRNVLVAFMAWEGYNFEDAILLSERLVKEDVYTSIHIEEYEVESRDTKLGPEEITRDIPNVGEDALKNLDEDGIVRVGAEVSAGDILVGKVTPKSEADQSPEEKLLRAIFGEKAREVRDTSLRVPHGEGGKVVAVKRLTREKNGEDLSPGVNDVVKVYIAQLRKITEGDKMAGRHGNKGVVSKILPEEDMPYLPDGTPVDVVLNPLGVPSRMNLGQVLETIMGFVAVQNGWHIATPVFEGAKEEDITELIRQIKKGDLKDLRDDGSIVLYDGRTGEPVEYPVTIGYMYMMKLIHLVDDKIHARSIGPYSLITQQPLGGKAQFGGQRFGEMEVWALEGYGAAHVLQEILTVKSDDIRGRLKTYEKIVKGQNIGEYGVPESFKVLVKELQGLGLDVEVEYDDGTMGELVSDEEDLLESYSPQDTEDEAPSDVDMLADVFEEPNSGEKDAGAEEPNGEADV; encoded by the coding sequence ATGGCAGAGTTTGTATCTGTTGGTAGAAATCGCAAGAGGTTAACTTTTGGTAGAGTGCGCGATTTGGTGGAATTGCCCGATCTGGTGTCCATTCAGCGGGACTCGTACAGATGGTTTTTCCAGTTTGATGAGAACGGTAAGTTGGTGGAGCCGGAGAATCGGGTGAGTCAAGGGCTACAAGAGCTTTTCGATGAGATTTTCCCCATTGAAAGCTACGATGGCTCTTTCTCTTTGGAGTTTGATTCCTACACGGTAGAGCCTCCAACCATAACGGAGGAGGAGGCCCGTCAGAGAGATTTGACTTGGGCCTGTCCCGTCAAGGCTACGATAAGGTTGGTCAATAGAAAGACCATGGAGATCAAGGAAGAGGAAATTTACCTCGGGGATTTCCCGGCGATGACTGAGAGGGGAACCTTCATAATAAACGGCACAGAGCGAGTGGTTGTGAATCAGCTTGCCCGCTCTGCAGGTGTTTATTTCAGTGCTGAGGAAAGCGTCCCTGGGCAAGAGCGTTATGCTGCAAAGGTCATACCGGACAGAGGAGTATGGTTGGAGTTCGACTTAACGCCAGGAGAGGTCTTGTCTGTAAACGTGGACAACAAGAAAAAGCTCCCCTTAACCATGCTTCTTAAGGCCTATGGAGTCCGCAATAACGATGAAGTTATCAAACTTTTTGGTGGTAGGGAAAAGCAAGCGGACATGGTTGAAGAGGAAATAAGGGGCTGTCTCTTGGCGGAAAGCATCATGGATGAATCTGGTAACGTGGTGATTCCAAGGAACAAGAGGATAACCAAGGAGGACCTGGAGATCCTGTGGGACATGGCCAGGACCAAGGTCTGGATTTGGGATGTGGATCCTTCTTTAGCCGCAACTCTGGAGAGAGATCCAACCTCAAACAGTGACGAAGCGACATTGGAAATATTTAGAAGGCTTAGGCCCAACGAGCCGGCCAGGATGGAGAACGCCAGAGAGTACGTAAATGGCCTTTTCTTTGACTCCAGAAGGTATAACCTGGGACGTGTAGGCCGATATAAGCTCAATCGACGTTTGGGTATTGATATACCTGAGTCGAACAGGCTTCTAACTGTAGAGGATATAGTTCTTATAGTAAAAGGTCTTTGGGATTTAAGAGATGGCAATGGTAAGGTTGATGATATAGATCACCTTGGCAACAGGCGTGTGAGGGCGGTGGGAGAGCTTCTTCAGAACCAAGTGAGGATAGGCCTTCTCAGAATGGAACGCATAGCCAAAGAGAGGATGACCACAATTCCCGATTTGAGCTCTGCTACTGCTAAGGATTTGATAAACGTAAGGCCTATATCTGCTTCGCTGAGAGAGTTTTTCGGTTCAGGTCAGCTTTCTCAGTTTATGGATCAGACCAACCCTCTTGCGGAACTGACCCACAGAAGGCGCCTTTCTGCGCTGGGCCCTGGTGGGTTGAGCAGAGAGCGGGCAGGTTTTGAGGCTAGGGACGTTCATTACACTCATTACGGAAGAGTCTGTCCTATTGAGACCCCTGAAGGCCCCAACATAGGTCTTGTGACTTCTTTGGCTACCTATTCGAAGATAAATGAGTATGGATTCTTGCAGACTCCAAAAAGAAGAGTAGTAAACGGAAAGGTAACCGACGAAGTTGTCTACCTCTCTGCCGACGAAGAGGACGAGTTCTATGTGGGACGTGCCAATACTCCACTGAAAGAGGATGGTGTCACTCTGGCAGAGGATATGGTTCACGTAAGGCACAAAGGTGAGATATTGGAGGTTCCGCCGGAGAAGGTAGATTTTCTTGATATCTCGCCTAAGCAGATTGTTTCGGCCTCGACAGCCCTTATTCCTTTCTTGGAACACGACGATGCCAACAGGGCATTGATGGGGTCTAACATGCAGAGGCAGGCTGTGCCTCTTATAAAGGCGGAGGCGCCTGTCATAGGTACGGGTATCGAGGGGAAGATAGCGTCAGATTCAGGATCATGTGTAAAGGCCAAGCGTTCTGGTGAGGTTATATATGTCGATGCAGACAAGATAATAATTCAACCTGCAGAGGGGAACGGTCCTGATGTTTATCGCATGATAAAGTTCAGACGCTCCAATCAGGGCACCGTTATCCACCAGAAGCCCATAGTTCAGGTGGGCGATCAGGTGCGAAAAGGTGAGATTATAGCCGATGGTCAGTCCATAGATAATGGAGAATTGGCATTGGGAAGGAACGTCTTGGTAGCCTTCATGGCTTGGGAAGGATATAACTTCGAGGACGCAATACTTTTGAGTGAGCGGCTCGTCAAGGAAGACGTTTATACGTCCATTCACATAGAGGAATATGAAGTGGAGTCCAGGGATACTAAGCTTGGACCAGAGGAGATAACCAGGGATATTCCAAACGTCGGTGAGGATGCCCTCAAGAACTTGGACGAGGACGGAATCGTTCGTGTGGGCGCAGAGGTCTCTGCGGGTGATATTTTAGTAGGTAAGGTGACCCCTAAGAGCGAGGCGGACCAGTCTCCTGAGGAAAAACTTTTAAGGGCTATTTTTGGTGAGAAAGCCAGAGAGGTTAGGGACACGTCCCTCCGCGTACCCCATGGCGAAGGCGGAAAAGTCGTTGCGGTAAAGAGACTTACTAGGGAAAAGAACGGAGAAGACTTGAGCCCTGGGGTTAACGATGTGGTGAAAGTATACATCGCCCAATTGAGAAAGATAACTGAAGGAGACAAGATGGCTGGGCGACACGGTAATAAGGGGGTAGTCTCCAAGATACTGCCGGAGGAAGACATGCCCTACTTGCCTGATGGCACACCAGTGGATGTGGTACTCAACCCCTTGGGTGTTCCTAGCCGAATGAACCTAGGGCAGGTTTTGGAGACCATAATGGGCTTCGTTGCAGTACAGAATGGATGGCATATAGCAACCCCTGTATTTGAAGGAGCGAAAGAAGAAGATATTACTGAACTCATAAGGCAGATAAAGAAGGGGGATCTTAAGGATCTCAGGGACGATGGAAGCATCGTGCTCTACGATGGTAGAACTGGGGAACCCGTAGAGTACCCGGTTACTATAGGCTACATGTATATGATGAAGCTAATACACTTGGTTGATGACAAGATTCACGCCAGGTCCATAGGTCCTTACAGTCTTATAACCCAGCAGCCTTTGGGTGGAAAAGCCCAGTTTGGTGGTCAGAGGTTTGGGGAAATGGAAGTGTGGGCCCTTGAAGGTTACGGTGCAGCTCATGTACTACAGGAAATTCTTACCGTAAAGTCTGACGATATCAGGGGAAGGCTCAAGACTTATGAGAAGATAGTCAAAGGCCAGAATATAGGAGAATACGGAGTGCCCGAAAGCTTCAAGGTTTTGGTCAAAGAGCTTCAAGGGCTGGGGCTTGACGTTGAAGTGGAATACGATGACGGCACTATGGGGGAACTGGTGTCGGATGAAGAGGATCTATTGGAGTCCTATTCGCCTCAGGACACGGAAGATGAAGCCCCATCAGATGTGGATATGCTGGCTGATGTTTTTGAGGAACCGAATTCTGGTGAGAAGGACGCCGGCGCGGAGGAGCCAAATGGGGAGGCTGATGTGTAA
- a CDS encoding hydrolase, TatD family (PFAM: TatD related DNase~TIGRFAM: hydrolase, TatD family~COGs: COG0084 Mg-dependent DNase~InterPro IPR012278: IPR018228: IPR001130: IPR015991~KEGG: aco:Amico_0616 hydrolase, TatD family~PFAM: TatD-related deoxyribonuclease~SPTR: Hydrolase, TatD family;~TIGRFAM: hydrolase, TatD family) encodes MEGVPKFVDTHCHLAMTELSEDLCQVLERAQAQNVTGVLAVGSDEESSLISVDIANNHAGLVFGAAVGIHPHEAQQFSGKMPFGLREQAKRHPVVAVGETGLDYYYDNSPRDLQQQLFVAHIELARRVDKPLIMHVRDAFDDAFSILRAEGVPPKGGVIHCFSGTYQDARMALDMGLYISFSGILTFPKAEGLREVAKMVPLDRLLCETDAPYLAPVPKRGKVNEPSFVRYVYEVLASVRGMEVEKLSEKIYLNVKTLFGGVE; translated from the coding sequence ATGGAAGGTGTACCAAAATTTGTTGATACCCACTGCCATCTCGCAATGACAGAGCTGAGCGAGGATCTATGCCAAGTCCTCGAAAGAGCGCAAGCCCAAAATGTTACGGGGGTTTTGGCCGTTGGCTCCGACGAAGAGAGCAGTTTGATCTCCGTAGATATTGCAAATAATCATGCAGGGTTAGTTTTCGGTGCCGCGGTGGGTATACACCCTCATGAAGCTCAACAATTTTCTGGGAAGATGCCTTTTGGCCTCAGGGAGCAGGCCAAAAGGCATCCTGTCGTTGCAGTAGGCGAAACGGGTTTAGATTACTATTACGACAATTCCCCTAGAGACCTTCAGCAGCAGCTTTTCGTTGCCCACATTGAGTTGGCAAGGCGGGTTGATAAACCTCTAATCATGCATGTAAGAGACGCCTTTGATGATGCTTTCAGTATTCTGCGAGCGGAGGGAGTTCCTCCCAAAGGCGGAGTGATACACTGTTTTTCGGGGACGTATCAGGATGCCCGAATGGCCCTAGACATGGGCCTTTATATTTCCTTTTCAGGTATCCTGACCTTTCCTAAAGCAGAAGGGTTGCGGGAAGTAGCTAAAATGGTACCCTTAGACAGACTGCTTTGCGAGACCGATGCCCCGTATCTTGCGCCCGTTCCCAAAAGGGGAAAAGTAAACGAGCCTTCGTTTGTAAGGTATGTTTATGAGGTTTTGGCTTCCGTTAGAGGTATGGAGGTCGAGAAGTTGTCAGAAAAGATTTATCTTAACGTCAAGACTTTGTTCGGTGGAGTAGAGTGA
- a CDS encoding methionyl-tRNA synthetase (PFAM: Anticodon-binding domain; tRNA synthetases class I (M); Putative tRNA binding domain~TIGRFAM: methionyl-tRNA synthetase C-terminal region/beta chain; methionyl-tRNA synthetase~COGs: COG0143 Methionyl-tRNA synthetase~InterProIPR002547: IPR015413: IPR002304: IPR004495: IPR 014758~KEGG: aco:Amico_0615 methionyl-tRNA synthetase~PFAM: tRNA synthetase class I (M); t-RNA-binding domain-containing protein~SPTR: Methionine--tRNA ligase;~TIGRFAM: methionyl-tRNA synthetase; methionyl-tRNA synthetase, beta subunit) produces the protein MGQKAFYITTPVYYVNDVPHIGHAYTTIAADVMARYKRMRGYDVMFATGTDEHGQKIQQAAQAKGLTPQELVDQVVVNFKKLWERLGITHTDFIRTTEERHIRVVRYIFEKLLKQGDIYKGTYEGWYCVPCETYFTESQLGEDKLCPDCKRPLQRMTEESYFFRMSKYEKPLLDYYEKNPDAILPKTRYNEIVSFIKGGLKDQSISRTTISWGVPLPGDEKHVIYVWFDALINYLTVCGYPDNEEMVRKFWPTVNHIMAKDIIRFHCIVWPAMLLALGLEPPARVFSHGWWTVEGEKMSKSKGNVVDPFEMVDLYGVDPFRYFLLREVPFGLDGDFSERALVGRINSDLANDLGNLLNRTMQMINKFAEGQIPKPATLEDVDLEVKGLAEETVETYTSHMDVYAFDEALKALWTLVRRGNKYIDETMPWKLGREKETERLGTVLYTLEEVLRLVGLLVAPFMPDTGRRIWSQLGIDEDPYKCNIDDFRWGERESGSKVGQKEVLFPRIDMEEWEKEKAKREMAKNLAPDPGEHEEQITIDDFRKVELRVAKIISVEPVPKADKLYKLDLDLGYERRTIVSGIREFYTEEELLGKKIIVICNLKPAKLRGVESNGMLLAAETPDGKEIALLTVDGDIRLGARVH, from the coding sequence GTGGGACAGAAGGCTTTTTATATTACCACGCCTGTATATTATGTTAACGATGTTCCCCATATAGGTCATGCCTACACCACGATAGCTGCGGATGTCATGGCCCGGTACAAAAGGATGAGAGGTTACGATGTGATGTTTGCCACGGGGACCGATGAGCACGGCCAGAAGATTCAGCAGGCTGCGCAGGCCAAAGGCCTTACCCCTCAAGAGCTGGTAGATCAAGTGGTGGTGAATTTCAAGAAGCTGTGGGAAAGGCTTGGAATAACCCACACAGATTTCATAAGGACCACTGAAGAAAGACATATCCGGGTAGTAAGGTATATTTTCGAGAAATTGCTCAAACAAGGGGATATTTACAAGGGTACCTACGAAGGGTGGTATTGTGTACCTTGCGAGACCTATTTTACTGAGAGCCAGCTTGGTGAAGACAAGCTGTGCCCCGATTGCAAAAGACCCCTTCAGAGGATGACTGAAGAAAGTTATTTCTTCAGGATGTCCAAGTATGAAAAACCCCTTTTGGATTACTATGAGAAAAACCCCGATGCTATTCTCCCCAAGACTAGATACAACGAGATAGTGAGCTTCATAAAAGGGGGGTTGAAGGATCAATCCATCTCCAGGACTACCATTTCATGGGGGGTTCCTCTGCCTGGAGATGAAAAGCACGTCATATACGTGTGGTTTGACGCCTTGATCAACTACCTGACGGTATGTGGTTATCCTGACAATGAAGAAATGGTAAGGAAGTTCTGGCCTACTGTGAACCATATAATGGCCAAGGACATAATAAGGTTTCACTGCATAGTGTGGCCTGCCATGCTTCTTGCCTTGGGGCTTGAACCGCCAGCAAGGGTATTTTCCCACGGTTGGTGGACTGTAGAGGGCGAGAAGATGTCCAAATCCAAGGGCAATGTAGTTGACCCCTTTGAAATGGTGGATCTCTACGGAGTGGATCCCTTCAGATACTTCCTCCTTCGTGAGGTTCCCTTCGGCCTAGATGGTGATTTCTCGGAGAGAGCCCTTGTTGGCAGGATAAACTCCGATTTGGCGAACGACTTGGGCAACCTCTTAAACAGGACGATGCAGATGATCAACAAGTTCGCTGAAGGCCAAATACCCAAGCCTGCAACGTTGGAGGATGTGGATTTGGAGGTAAAGGGCTTGGCTGAGGAAACAGTGGAGACTTACACAAGTCACATGGATGTCTATGCTTTTGACGAGGCCCTTAAAGCATTGTGGACATTAGTTAGGAGGGGCAACAAGTATATAGATGAGACCATGCCTTGGAAGCTTGGTAGGGAAAAGGAAACGGAGCGTTTGGGTACGGTGCTTTACACCCTGGAGGAAGTTTTGAGGTTGGTAGGTCTACTGGTGGCTCCATTCATGCCTGATACGGGTAGGAGAATATGGAGCCAACTTGGGATAGACGAAGATCCTTATAAGTGCAATATAGACGACTTCCGCTGGGGAGAAAGAGAAAGCGGCTCAAAAGTGGGACAGAAAGAAGTGCTTTTCCCAAGGATAGATATGGAGGAATGGGAAAAAGAGAAGGCAAAAAGAGAAATGGCCAAAAACCTGGCTCCAGATCCTGGAGAGCACGAGGAGCAGATAACCATAGATGACTTTAGGAAGGTGGAGCTTAGGGTTGCCAAGATAATATCTGTGGAGCCTGTACCCAAGGCTGATAAGTTATATAAGTTGGATTTGGATCTGGGTTATGAGAGGCGCACCATAGTGTCGGGCATCAGGGAGTTCTATACTGAGGAAGAGCTTTTGGGCAAGAAGATAATAGTGATATGCAATTTGAAGCCCGCAAAACTCAGGGGAGTGGAGAGCAACGGCATGCTGTTGGCCGCGGAGACCCCTGATGGAAAGGAAATAGCTCTTTTGACGGTGGATGGCGACATAAGGTTGGGGGCGAGGGTTCACTAG